The nucleotide window ATGCAGCTAAATATGTTAAGATAAGGCCAATTAGAATTGTTgaagaattaaattaaatttgaaacATAGCACTGAATTCTTCAGCTTATGTAGAACATCATATTTATGCAAAACTGCACATTAGATGCTGACTAGTCTAATTTTTCCTGTCTCTTAAACTGGGAATGGTAACTACCATTCATATTTCAGACAAGAAATTTGCAACATGCACCAGAGGTTCCAGCAGGAATAAAACAGAACGTTCTGAAAAAATGAGAGgaagaaactaaaaaaagatgcaacaaaaaaaatcaaacaaacctCACACAAAACAAGCTGTAGAAATGGTGGCAAtttcaaaagatattttgaaatcATCTTAACTTTACTTCTCATGCAACATCAGATAGTTACAGAATTTAAATGATAGTGACATCTTCagctaaatattatttttgtcttattaTATCATATACCATAACAAATTTGATGCCAAAATCTTTACATCTTTGCATCTTCTGTAGCTGTCAGGAAATACACAGAGGACATAAGAATATCATATATTGTTTTTCAGTATAAAGAATACTGATTCCTCACTTAAGCAATATCACAAGAAGGAACTGAACTACATGTTTGACATGTGatcttcaaatatttctctACCTGTGTGACTACAGTATGATCATTTCCTACCATACAATACATCCAAAGACACTCATGTATGTTTTCATCACTGAAGAAACACATCACAAACAGATGAAGTTAGTCACGTTGAAAATAGAGTACTTCATTTACCTCAGTACTTAAGTATGAAATACAGAAGCACTGTCAAAGATTTCCCCACCATCATACAGTTGATTTACATTTCAGTGAAACTAAAAGAATTTCAGCATTCCTGTAAACATTCCAGGTGTACTTGCCAACTTTTAAAGCCGATGTATGATAGAGTAGATTGGTCTTGATCCATGCATAGAGCCTCACAcaagtaaagcagagaaagaagcatTACCCTTCTAATCTACTTCtcctttgttgcttttattttccagttagATTAGGCTCTCTTTAGTAGCAGTAGTTCACTTCCTTAAGCATAGAGAATGAACAAAAATATAGTACAGAAGCCTATGATGGAAAAGCATTGTAAGAAACCCATGGTAAATTTGATTGGCATTAATGCAGTTTACTTATCACACGCCAAAATTCACTGTGAGAAAGAGATAGCTAAAAAGAGACCTAGAATGGACTTCACAACTATATAGAGAGTAAGATGAAGAAGGCAGGAATTGTCTCTTTCCCATTTGTGGAAGAAACAGTGCCAATAATACCcagcaaagaaaatgtaattgaaaTATTAATAAGCATCCTGTGAGAGCCAGGCTATTTAACAGTCTGCTTGGATCAAAGTAGACTCAGCTTCCTCTAGGAAGCTTCAAAATGAGATTCTGCATTTGTTAAGCAGTGAGGAGAAAAATGTTCCGCTCCAATTGGTGAAAGTTGGCAAGTACACAAATTTATTGCTATAAAAATCatacaatataaatatttgcaaagttagggaaaaaaatgacacgcacatatacatataattaaaaacaaagaaagaaaagcactaaTGGAATGGGTGACAGGCAATGCGGGGCCCCAGGTATCATTCCTGATCATTTGGTGCATCTTTGTAAAGTTAGACACTATTGCTTGAATCAATTGATTGATTCAAGAATGCAAAGATAAATTTggttaatgtaaaaaaaataattctaaaaaaagttgaaaaagagAGCCATTTTGACACAGATCCAGAATATGTGCTTTGAGCCTCTATTCCTGCTTTTATAGGGccacttcatttttcaaaatacttaCAAAGAGGCTTCTCCACAATTCAGGAAAGTATTCACTGCTAAAGGTTCTTTTCCACATGAAAGAATTACAGCTTATAAGAGAAGAGATGGTAAGCAAAAACTCAAAGACTAGAGAGAGATTATAGAAGGACTTTTATCCTGGATCTGCTTCATAAATGGAGGGCTCTCCAACTGAGCAATGACCCAACAAAACTGACCAAGTCAAATGTCACAATTCATGGTATGAGTTGAAGGGCTTCAAAATGCTAGTAAGGAAACATTGATGCTAACGAAGTTAGAGGCATGCAGGTGTGTGCTGGTGGTCACTACACCTCCCTGAGTTAGGAGGGGGTACCTTCAAGGCGTCTAAAAATGTTCTGCTTCTAAAAGTAGACTTTTTTTGACATAGAGAAGCCCACTGAAATCACAAACAGACAGAGTAAAGGCAAATAAGACACACAACAACAGAGAGGGAGAGTttcatctaagaaaaaaaaagagaaattccaCAATACACAAATAGACTACAGAAGAGACGGACAAAGAAAAGTGTCTCCAGGAAACAGTGCAAGCTAGAAGAAATTTCAGTTAAACACATGTTGAAGCAAAAGAAATCTAAGACACTGCTTTTGTGATGCCAAACTACTGAGAGGGTTGAATATCTGCCTCTGGAAAAATGCTAAAAAGCTTAATGTTTGCATTAGAATATTTGGATTAATAAAGGACGTGTATACCAGACCTGTAGCTACAGTGTACAAGCTTTCTTTCCAAGTCCTTGCATTTTAATTAGGCTGTGCACCACATCAACATTTTAGCACCAGAAAATTTCAAGAGACTGCAATGATGATGAGAAGCAACAAGGGGTGTGCAATATATTGAGAACATGAAAAGGGGACAAAGCAATCAAGAAACAAATTAGTGCAGTAGTTTGGAAGCTAGCAGGTAAGGACAGGGAAGAGACAGTGTGTTACATAAGGGTCGTTTAGCTGTTTGAAAACTTACGAAGAAAATCTACTGACCTCAAAACAGCTGCCAAAGTTTAAATAGGCATGTCACCCTACTACAAATTATAACTATCATCAGCCAGGTACTCATGAAGAAGCTATTAAGAGCAAATAATTGTGAAAGATTAGATAAAGTAAGGATTATAAGAGTAATAATGCCTCACAACATTGCCAAATAAGAACAGAGGTGAAAACTCTTAAGACTGTGAACAATCTCTTTTGCAAAGAATCACAATCAGTATCAGTGACTTGGAAGCTGAAGTTATTAGTCAAGATGGTAGACTCAATTTGTCTTAACCTAAAAATCCCATTTGACAGCAGATACTAAGTGTTAGATTTCAGTTACTAACAGGATATTGAAGTATTTGCTATCCTTGCAACAGCAGCACAGGCATCACCTGAATGCAGGGCACAACTGGAATACAAAAACTGCACATGGCACAGAGATAGAATAGAATCTGTCTGTTCTCCATCATTTTGACTaagaatagaacagaaaagaagaaaaaagatgagtAGCACTGGTAAGGCCAGTCATCATCTCTGCTGGAGTTACAGAGCAAATAGATGCCTGCTTTCATTAAAGGATATAGCTGAAGGACACAGCCACTAAGAAGGTAAGATCAGTTCCCACTGGCCTTGTGACCAAGGCTGAGCTTATCCAGGACTTGCTACAAGTCTGGTGAGTTTGAAAGACCTATTCAAGAATGAGCAATAGACCTGAACACGGGAGCTCCAAAGCTCATAACCAAAAGTAAAGCTGTTTGAATCTTTGTTAATGCACGCATCCAGCAAGTGTCTGCAAGCTTTCTGAGAGAATCACATCCCTACTCACAGTCATAAAGGCATGACTTAGATACTATACAGTTCCctcaaacataaaaatacagttagaaaaaaatcttagcaTTGAATTAGTCAGCTTCCCATTACTCTTCTCTGAAGAGCATTAAGTGGCCTTTAAAGACCTTCATGTTAGCTTTTTATTTGTGACAGGGACTACGGTCAGATATTAAAGCCTGTTCTCTGTCTTACTCAGACCAACACCAACTACATCTCTTGCTCAATAGAGCTACATTCAGACGTACAAAATGCAGGCAACAGGGCGTTTCAGGCAGGACTCCCACCTCTATCAGTCTGAAGCGATACCTGCCCAGAGACTCAGTGTCAGGTATCAAATAAAAAAGCAGGAACTGAGCTTAACATCTCATTTCATGAGGTATTTAACATCTCATTTCATCCTCATGAAAGCCACACTTTCCAGAAACAGCTCTTTttataaactgaaaatgaagcttTCCTAGTAGTTATCTTGGTTTCACCCCACtaaattacagcaatttaaaaagctattttacTTTGTAAGAATTATTTCAATTCTTTCTACATGAACAccatacacacacaaaacaacagcaacaaaaaaaccatcTTAGAATTCCCATCCAGTTCAATGCTGCCTCCTGCTGTCAGGATATTGATGCATCACCTCGTTGAAAGGGTTCAGCCTCACACTGAGTGAATATAAACTGGTTTTGAGATTCGCAAGGCCCTATAAGATACTCAGAATCCTGAATCTCATTGAAATTTATTCAGAAGTAATTAAATCCAGTTTATTTCCCCGCGGTGCACTCATTTCTAGCTGGCACAGGAAAAGTTAGAGCTTTATTTTTAGCTTGAGAGTTATTTACATGAATTAGTTGTACTTCTCCTGCACATGAAGCAAGCACACTATTACtaagaaataaacaatgaaGAATAAGCCCAACGATAATTATGAAGACCAAATCTCCCCTGCACTTTAAGTGCTGTTATGGAAGAATTCCTAAGCAGAAGCAGCTAAAAacttaattaaatttaaaatgcaaaatcatCAGGCAGACCAGGCCTTCATAGAATAAACTTTACAGGAAGAAAGTACTCATGGTTCATGGGTGTAACCTCTTCTTTAGCAATGTGCACTTACTATACTGGACAAAACCACATTTATTCATAAGAACGTGTGTACATTGCAACGAAACAAACTCCTTTGGCTCCCTCAAAAATGTGCTGCAATAATCTTTTTTTATAATGTATCCTAAGATTTGTCTTTTGGTGTGTACTCAGAAAGATCTTAGGCTACTATGAGAATCACACAGATGAAGTTAAAGTAAATAGGCTCATACAGACCCTCACTCACTGGACTTCTCTAGTGTGACACAAAATCCTGTCACTTCATTGACATCACAGATCATATTACACTGCACTGACAGCACTTACCTTACCACAGATGTCATTAATAGCCACATGAACAAAGATGGATGCCTCTTCTATACCTTCTAGGTATACATGTCGGTACCCTGAAACACAGGATAAGCCAAGATGACAAGGAAGGGAAATAGATGATAGGAAAAGCATCTGGAGACGTTCCTTTTGTAAACAGCAAAAAAGTTCTGAACAACTGATTTGGTAATTCCCCATTTCTTTCTTACCTGGCATCATACTGCTGAAAGCTATTGTTCTTTGTCCAATAAAATCCCGCCCAATTGGATCATGGTCCCACACAAGGAACCGAATCAATGCGATCTCTGGCATGTGCAGTGTGAACACCAGTGTTTCTTCCCACATTGGGTTAAATCCTGGGAAATAAAGaatcagcttttattttgttcacGAGAtacatgaagaaagaaaactgtctaTAAAAAGAGCGCCTAAGCTGCAATGACATGCTAGTTTTCCTAGCAGTTTAATCACTGTTCTTTAAAAATCCAGCACTCCTACTCACTTCAGGAGATACAATGGTATAAGAATTTGCAAGAAACGTTGATCTTACTTAAAGTTAGCACTGCTTTGAGTAGGTGTTTGGACAAACTAACCTTTTTTGACTCTTCCTTTGAGCACTGCCAAGTCCAAATACTTTCTCGCACGCACAGTGAGAAGTCAGACAAAAGGCTAGTTTCACCTAGTTTCACACCAAGACCTTCACAACATCATACCAACTCACTTGAACAATTCAAGATCCAAGTCCGATTAAAATCAATAACTATATcagtttttcaggttttttctCTATAATTGGCAACAAGTTTCACCTGTTTGTCTGTTGATAAAAAAACCTTGCCTGAAAGAGGATGCTTCAGCCACAAGAAAGCTTAAAAAGTCTGGCGATCTTACCATTATCATCAACTACTCTAGTTTGTTCTTTGAAGCAATCAACAGGTAGGCCTATAACTTCTACTTCAACAAATGGATCTATGatctgaaaaacataaaataacaaatcttgaaaaggaaaagtgaTAAAGGCAAAATTCAAGCACATGGCTAAACATTACAGCATGGGCATTGTACATTATTGTCTTAATTATAAATGGTCTTAAGACTTTTTATACAGGATTATTATGCTAATGAGATTGAGGTCCAACCACCTAAATAATTCAGAAGGATCATAAGGTATGTGATTCTTGACATGAGGGAGTAAGTCTGAATGTTTTGGAGGCTCTTCCAGAGCAATCACTTAAAACATgactgcagctgcagggaacTCGATTCAAAAGCTCAGACAGTTTTCTTCCAGGATTATGttctgcatgaaaaaaatcCCCCTGCTTCTCAGGTTAAAATGAAAGTTCAAGAgattattcttccttttcttgagtTCCATCTGAATTAGGAAAAATTCCATACGGTTGTACaagtaatattaataataataaagaaagaaatagaaagagaCTATTGAAAACATACAAAGAATCACCAAACCCTTAGTATGATTctactgtgttttctttttagggAAGTTTACTTGGTCTGATGTAGTCACCCAAACAGttctatgaagaaagaatatttaGAAGCTGATTGCAATATCCATACAAAAACCAAGCATGTAAGAACTCATTTGAGAGGTTCAATTCTATCTCTAAAAGGCAGGAGGCTACCAGGAGACTTCAATTCTGACAAAAATGCCTCACCCTAGCATTTGTTACTGACCAATAAATTAACATAAATTATATTGcaacaacacacacaaaaaaacaacaaaaactcttGAAAAATATGTCAAGAGGTTTCTAATTTGACTTATTTCAGCCTGGTATGTCTTTAAGTAGAGTTGTCTGTGGCATTATACAACAAAAATGGCATTACAAAACAAGATAAATAACAACTTTATAAGTcccacaaaaaagaaaaggcaaaaagaagaacataaagaaaacacagtaacaCTGTGCTAAATGGAGGACTGGGAGCAGATTTATGTAAGCAGAGGGAAGGACTCTAAAGTAAATCTCTCTTGCTTGGCAAGCTCAGCAGTTtggtgaggttttttttgtttggcttgggttttttttgagtAACAGCTCTTGTTTGTATTTGAGAGCATTTATAGTACTGTTGTGAGTAGAATCCCATAGTCATGAGCTTATTGGCCTGTTTTTGCTTGTCCTAGTGGCACTGTTTtgacaactgaagaaaaaaaattccaactaTTGCTGTGATGCTTTGAAGACTTGAAAACCACCTAAAGATCTAGGATGATAACGATCTACCTAATTTGTTCATGTTCTATGTCTCCCAACAGATAACTGCAGGAAATTAAATCCTCATCCTAAACTCAgctaatttgaaaataaaccttCACCAACATATAAGAACAATCACTAATAGTTTAATACCTCTCCTCTGTCTCCCAGCATGGAATCCCGTGGTTTTGGGAGCTGTTGACCACTGATAATTCTTAGAATCAGCTGTTTCTTCAACTGACCAGGCAGTGGATCTTCAGAATTTGGATTAAAGATGCCTGAATGAATGagaagaacattaaaaaaaaaagtagtataaAGATCTACACTCACTGTTCTCATGTGGTAAGTCTTCCACTCATTCTAATAATTTTTCTTACCTTGACACATGCAGTCTGGTTTGAGGACATAGCCACAATTCCCATTGGCACTAAATTTGGCCCGATTCAGTTGCAGCATTCTCCCTTCTGACTGGTAGTTTAAAGCCACTGTTCACCAAAAAAAGCAAAANNNNNNNNNNNNNNNNNNNNNNNNNNNNNNNNNNNNNNNNNNNNNNNNNNNNNNNNNNNNNNNNNNNNNNNNNNNNNNNNNNNNNNNNNNNNNNNNNNNNggtgcagcacagctgagcgGAGCCCTGATGGGGGCCGCGCTGTGAGAGCTGTGAGCCACGGTGCCCCTTCACACTGCCCGCTGCTATGTACAGAATACCGCGTTCAACACAAGCGGTTTCTCTACCACAGGGTTTGCAGGAAAGCTTCTCCACGTAGTACACAAAGtctttgaggtttttttgttgtcgctgttttgctttttaaagaagaaaaacctcaCCTGTAGGCGATCAGCAGCTTCGGGTTTTGTGTACCAGGAACGTTACGGCATTGCCCGCTGCCCTGAAATGAGATCTGAGGGCAGGAAAGCTTTATTGCTTTTGTGACTATACGTGTCTGCCAGGGGTTGCTCTGCACTGACCTCGCTTGAGCTGTGCTGGAGAATGCCTTCCGTTTTTCTCTTAGATTGCCAAAAAATTCCGTGTTGATCTCAGCACTGTGGAAGAGACAAGCTATGTTTGTAGCATTGCTACGTAGGCAAAGCTACAGGCACCAGCAGATTAGTTTTCAAACTGCATTCCTTGATTACATTCATTTGTAAGGCAGCAGGGTTAAGACCACTGCACTTAGCAGTTATGTTATGAACTGACAGACTTCTTACTGGTAGGACTTAGGTTTTAACCCAGAAGCTGGTTATGATTGTTTCCTTGGTCTTGCACACACGTACTGAGAGGGCAGCGTGCCAGATCTCTGGTCAGAGGCCAGCTATGCATACATATTTAAACACAGCTATGGGACAAAACTGTAGCACTGAGAAGTATGGACCATCTGAGTGCCTTGTAGTCACGTTTGAGACGTGGGTACAAAGTTAAAGCTGCCTTTCTATATGATAAGGTGCTTGGTTTGCAGCCCACGCTACTTTTATCTGagttaaaattaatgtttttcctCCAACAACCACAGCAGCTGAGTTTTATGAAGCTTACTGATACTTTAATACATGAGAGGTTGAAGAGGATTCCCCTCATACCTCTCCTctttctgaggaaagaaaaaagcatgttttaacAAACATTTTGACAGCTCTGCATGTTCAGGGTCAAACATCCACTTGATTAAGACAGCAGGTACTGATTTgcccaaagaaaaatgagtaaatcAAGTTACTCAGTCTGACTTCATGCATTGCTCAAACGTGGTTAGCTTACATATAAAATGTCCTTGTAAGCAGCCGATCTGGGGGCTTCTAGAAAGTTTTCAAATACACGGAGTGTATGCTATGCTAATATGTGCTTTGCCTTCAGTTATTTACTCAGCTCAGGTAGCTGAGTATTTCAACTGAGCCACCTGTAGAGCAGGCAAACACGGTGGTATAGATGAGTAAGAACTTGTGGAGATGGCTAGAGATGAACAGAAACAAGATACATCAGCTGCTGTATGTGGATTTCCTGGAGTTCTTCCCATATAGTGCATTTGCCACTAACTATGCCAGGTTTTAAGACAAGGGTTCTTTGATCACTACATTATGCACTTAGCTTAATTGTATTTGGCTTTAGAAGAAGAGAACTCAGCTAAAAACTCTTAAGTAAAGCGTACATAAATATAAGTTAGATTGTTTGCTCTAAGGTGAGGCATTAATCATAAGTTGTCATCTCTTTTACCAGGTGGCTCATTAACCAAGTTGGCTTATTATTCAACTGTGCAGCACAAAGTGGCAAGAGTGAGATCCTTTGATCATTCTGGAAAGGTAAGGGCTGCATCATTAATGAATTGTATGAGATTGACTCATAACAAAGGTAGAACCAGAACTGGAAGTAAGATACTGGGCTTTTCATAGTACAGCAGAAGTCTTCTTTGAAAGCTGTCTAGTGCTTCTTTCTATACAAAACATGATTTGCAATTTACTCAGTTAGACTCTGACTTTCTGTAATGCCTTTGTTCTGAATTTGTGACAACCACAGtatctattttaaatacacattCTAGTATGTATTGACACTTGAAGCTGTCCCTAAACGTTTGTGCTACAGTTCATAAGAGTGTGGTTCCTGTTAATGACCTTTTACCAGATTTCACAGGAAAACAGCCTTTAACATGAGTTTGGCATTACTTGTGCTTTGCAAATTCAGTACAGCTCAAGTACAAATTAATGTGTTCTATTCACTGAAATGCTGATTGTGAGgttgcaatatatatatataattaaataaaatattattatatatagCCCATATGTGTGCAACCTCCGTTATGTTTCTAGCTTTCACCATGACAGTGCTTAGATTGCTACAGTTAGTGTTTGAAATAGTTATTTTATCAGTATGGTACTTCTGAAAAACATGTAAATTgttgtttcatacttgtttttatttcattcatggaagaaaatttactgtatatttttaattgttttcttttaaaggacaTAGAAAATGAACCTTTGTATGAAATATCAGTTCAGGAGGAGATAACAGCTCGCCTGCACTTCATCAAGTTTGAGAACAATTATATCGAAACTTGTCTAGATTTCATCAAAGACCATCTTGTCAATACAGAGACTCAAGTCATCAAAGCTACAGGTGGTGGTGCCTATAAATTTAAAGATCTTATTGAGAAGAAGTTGGGGTTGAAGTAAGTGAAACTGTTTAAAGTGAGTTCAGTATCGTTGAAGTGATACTTCACTGCCCTGCAGGGCAAACTTTCTACTTTGCCATTCTACCCTTAAAAGCCATCTGCATAGAGAAGTGGAGGCTGGAGGACAGGTGTGCATCTTGGTCAGGTCAGGCTGAACCCAGTAGAGCAGGAGTTGCAAAAGAATATTGTATCATTAACTGGCAGGGCAGAGGTCTGTAGGAGAGCCAGGGAGCTTCAGGAGAAAGGCAGTGAAGGAAGAAGTATGTTGTTATCACAGCTTTTCTTGAAAGGATTTGTTtgcaatagatttttttttttaattaaattactCTGTATTAAGgtgatcttttttttcattcttcaccTCCCAACGAGCAGCATTTCAGTGGTGCTACCCTAGTTGTCAGTGGCACGCTTCAGACGTGCTGTTGAACTTTCAGTCATCATCCAACTGCACAAAACCTCCAGCTGTATATAAAGTACAATATTTGAGCTACAGCAAGCAGGAAATAAGTTTGTTACAAACAAGTTTAATTGGGAATCTTTGATCAGATACTGTGATgagttgtatttattttaattatgaGTCATTACTTAAAATCAAAAGATGTTATCTACAGGAAGGCTGTATTATTAAAAGCCAAGATATTGCTggcaagcttttttttttattctgtatgtACCTAATACCTATAGCTACCTGAGTTCTGAAGTCACAGTTACAAAACCTTCTACTATTTTTCTGAGCATGCCCAGAAGGTAAATAATCGAAACAACGCAGTAATTTATTGCACAGATCCTGCCTATACTTCATGCAGAAGCAGAGCCTTGCAGGAAACTGAAGGTTCACCATTCACACATGTTTATCAAAAGCCATATGCTAAAAAAGCTGCTGTAAGTACAGATAATCGTATCATTCACTTACACCAGTATAGAACGTTAGCTGATGCTACTGGAATAAAACTTCAGAGCACCACTCACACAGCGTATTTCTCAGTTTCTAAGGTACTCTCTTCATCTCCttttatactgctttttttaaataactttctttttctgatggtTAGAATGCTGCTAACGTATTGAAACAGAATTGATTGGTTCCCAAGcaacttttctttcctgagaaaCATAAAGCATTCTGTATTAGTTGAGATGTTTaattgtgttttgcttttgtgtttttagtAAAGGTTTTTGATACTTCATTTAAGAAATTTAGCACATACCAGTAACAACGTATTAGATACAGAAGTTTGCAGAAGTAACTTTTGGCTAACTATAACATCCACCTTATCTGAGCTCAGGGATTCACTGTTGCAGATCCTGTTATTCTGGTGAAGTGTCTGTGTGTGTTCAGTGaccccagcagcaggctgcttgCTGTCATCGTGATCTGTCAGAAATGAGAGTGGAAATGATTAGGTAGTCGTTCTCCCTTCTTAAGAAAGCATTGGAAGAGCAATAGATTATTAGGCCGTGTTAGAAATGTAGTTTTGTTGTGTTAACTACCAGATGGGTCTCCTGGACTGCTTTATCACATGGGCacacatgtggttgtgtgaacACCGGAGCAGCAATGGAGACACAGACAGGAGCAGGAGTTTTTTTACTGAGGAACAATTAATGTGAGATCAAAGTGACTGTGTAACTACAGTCTCACTTTGCTCTGTGTGTTCTGGCACTGAAGTTGAATGGTGGAGCATATGCAAATCTGGGTTTCATGGTTTAAAAGATCTGGTCTTTTGCTGCATGTAAAGACTTGTGAAGTCTTAAAAACTAATGTTCTAAAGGAGTGCTTGCTTATTGATAAGGCTGTGAAATTTATAagttcttttcccttcctcactTCAGAGTAGATAAAGAAGATGTAATGACCTGTCTGATCAAAGGCTGTAACTTCCTGCTAAGGAACATCCCCCATGAAGTGTTTGCATACCAGAAGGATTCAGACACAGAGTTCCGATTTCAGACAAATCACCCAAACATTTTCCCATACTTACTGGTGAATATTGGCTCTGGGGTTTCAATAGTGAAGGTGAGTGGTTGCTAAAATCTGTTgggtctttttgtttgttttggtttttgtagGATTGATGAAGATGAGCTGAAACTGTAAAATTTCAAATTTGTAGCTGTTTCTTCTTGGTAATACAAAACTTAGAatgaaaatcacttttttttttaaactttcaatTTCTTACAGAGTTAGAAATGCTTTTCCATTCCTTACTGTAGTAATCTTTTCAAATCAGATTTAATTTGGTATTTAGAGAAGTTGCTACATGAACTGATAGGACAAAGGCTGTCAGATAAGAACAATTTTTTGTACATTGCTTATGGAATTAAATATCCATATTTAGGATTCTCACAATAATTAAATACAGAGGTTTTGGGGTTGGAGTGTGGAACCTGTACTTCTGGAAAACTTTTTGCCTGGTATTTCTGCAATGAAATTGTTCTGCCTGCACCAATTCCACTTCTCATGAAGTTCATGTACTCTCATAACTTAATAAACAGTAAAATAGGGCTTTCTAGATAAATGTGTTCTCTTTTGTTGACAGGTAGAATCAGAAGACAAATTTGAATGGATAGGAGGGAGCTCAATTGGAGGTGGAACCTTCTGGGGT belongs to Meleagris gallopavo isolate NT-WF06-2002-E0010 breed Aviagen turkey brand Nicholas breeding stock chromosome 23, Turkey_5.1, whole genome shotgun sequence and includes:
- the LOC104914170 gene encoding 1-phosphatidylinositol 4,5-bisphosphate phosphodiesterase eta-2-like, with protein sequence MLQLNRAKFSANGNCGYVLKPDCMCQGIFNPNSEDPLPGQLKKQLILRIISGQQLPKPRDSMLGDRGEIIDPFVEVEVIGLPVDCFKEQTRVVDDNGFNPMWEETLVFTLHMPEIALIRFLVWDHDPIGRDFIGQRTIAFSSMMPGYRHVYLEGIEEASIFVHVAINDICGKVSAVSAV